Proteins encoded together in one Calditrichota bacterium window:
- a CDS encoding VCBS repeat-containing protein: MVLQLLIGLLILLSGTEALHAQSFTSRVVARDMGEALDVNAHDYDGDGDIDLMVSTWSAGGVYYYEHGPLDTLVQTELYVSSGAGRLIDTGDFDHDGDLDVVFASFSEDRLIMLTNGPGETPAQRFSLRFLSEEMHKPFAVLAADFSGDQLTDIITTEVESAYEAIRLYEQIGGDPTEIWRSTISGARDPLGVATADIDHDGIDEILVAVAAEDGGLFVMRRTQTGGYAISQDIPNVYLVAVAAADLDGNGDLDVVGCDFSNSQVRRWEKTSNGWTSRPMPGTLIHPRDVVVADFDADGLLDIAATGEGTGASGGGVAWWRQTTAGTFTFQSLTSTSGFFGLEAVDYDRDGDIDILAANYLLEQIFLFANQMGTPTRIIGNVTGERGGEPIEGAVVTAIETGVSAIADANGRFELGMIEGTFTLRAQHPCWDSTFVTDVLTVENDTTYANFEMRRPVMDLPVTSLNLFVQNGRLSTYDLSIQNTGDATLSLSAEVEIVAPVSGWASVSPSGLTVPAGQNGMLTLSFTPDTTNDNQYDYLGTLMLHTNSCPDTVFEMPLVLIVLDAPERKQGILPTKTGLAPAFPNPFNPSVTLPADIAAGQEYSLRIYDVLGREAAVLFEGQLHPGSYEFSWNAAHMAAGRYVAVLRAASGASWDTPLVLIK; the protein is encoded by the coding sequence TTGGTCCTGCAACTCTTGATCGGTTTACTGATTCTCCTGAGTGGAACGGAGGCTCTGCACGCGCAAAGTTTCACGTCGCGAGTCGTGGCGCGCGACATGGGCGAAGCCTTAGACGTAAACGCACATGACTATGACGGCGACGGCGATATCGACTTGATGGTTTCGACGTGGTCGGCCGGAGGTGTTTACTACTACGAACACGGGCCGCTGGATACGCTTGTGCAGACGGAACTGTACGTCAGCAGCGGAGCGGGACGGTTGATCGACACAGGCGATTTTGACCACGACGGCGACTTGGATGTCGTTTTTGCATCATTCAGCGAAGACCGCTTGATCATGCTGACCAACGGTCCGGGCGAAACGCCAGCGCAGAGATTCAGTTTGAGATTTCTCTCGGAAGAAATGCACAAACCGTTCGCGGTACTTGCGGCGGATTTCTCGGGAGACCAACTGACGGACATCATAACGACTGAAGTTGAAAGCGCCTACGAAGCCATCCGGCTGTATGAGCAAATTGGCGGCGACCCCACCGAAATTTGGCGCAGTACGATTTCCGGCGCGCGCGATCCTTTGGGAGTCGCGACCGCAGACATCGACCATGACGGTATAGACGAAATCCTGGTCGCGGTTGCGGCTGAGGACGGCGGATTGTTCGTTATGCGGCGAACACAAACCGGAGGCTATGCGATCAGCCAAGACATTCCCAATGTCTACTTGGTCGCCGTAGCTGCCGCGGATCTGGACGGGAACGGCGATTTGGATGTAGTCGGCTGTGATTTTTCAAACAGTCAAGTTCGCCGCTGGGAAAAAACTTCAAACGGCTGGACGTCGCGGCCGATGCCTGGCACGCTGATTCACCCCCGCGATGTAGTCGTTGCGGATTTTGATGCGGATGGTTTGTTGGATATTGCGGCCACGGGAGAAGGCACCGGAGCTTCCGGAGGCGGTGTCGCGTGGTGGCGGCAAACAACTGCGGGTACGTTTACCTTTCAAAGTTTGACGTCGACGTCGGGATTCTTTGGACTGGAAGCCGTCGACTATGACCGCGACGGAGATATTGACATTCTTGCCGCGAATTACCTACTTGAGCAGATCTTTTTGTTCGCCAATCAAATGGGTACGCCGACGCGTATCATTGGCAACGTGACAGGCGAACGCGGCGGCGAGCCGATTGAAGGTGCGGTAGTTACGGCAATCGAAACTGGTGTTTCTGCCATTGCTGACGCAAATGGGCGTTTCGAGCTGGGAATGATCGAAGGAACGTTTACTTTGCGGGCGCAGCATCCATGCTGGGACTCGACCTTTGTCACGGATGTGCTCACCGTCGAGAACGACACGACCTACGCGAACTTTGAAATGCGCAGACCGGTCATGGACTTGCCGGTGACGTCGCTGAATCTATTCGTTCAGAATGGTCGGCTCTCGACGTACGATTTGTCAATCCAGAATACTGGAGACGCCACTCTAAGTCTTTCGGCGGAAGTTGAAATTGTCGCTCCCGTCAGTGGGTGGGCGTCGGTGTCTCCGTCCGGATTGACCGTCCCAGCGGGGCAGAATGGAATGTTGACGTTGTCGTTTACTCCCGACACGACCAACGACAACCAATACGACTATCTCGGAACACTGATGCTCCACACCAATTCATGTCCGGATACGGTGTTTGAAATGCCGTTGGTGCTCATCGTGTTGGATGCGCCGGAACGCAAGCAAGGCATATTGCCGACCAAAACCGGTCTTGCTCCGGCCTTTCCCAATCCATTCAATCCTTCAGTGACGCTGCCCGCCGACATTGCGGCCGGACAAGAGTATAGCTTGCGGATCTACGATGTTTTGGGTCGTGAGGCAGCAGTACTTTTTGAAGGTCAACTTCATCCGGGCAGCTATGAGTTTAGTTGGAACGCCGCTCACATGGCCGCGGGCCGCTACGTTGCGGTGTTGCGCGCCGCGAGTGGAGCAAGTTGGGACACACCTTTGGTTTTGATCAAGTAA
- a CDS encoding PAS domain-containing protein: MRPFVKIIGIAVGLTGLLGGALLSMGHLRTAEGDFQELEMARLKNLASSWETQILSVRSAFRDQLLRHGVTVVVEHPSDWAAWRVENKIEQMTDDWPAGLAKPRGWALLRANGDTHALTGDSTGLGEALDDFAQQDAPDIILTEKSNGAKRCLVLQYAPPADDKNTSPGRLVAFIDAQDLFKVPTDPPAEWVLMNGPKDTYLASARRSEPPIGVGTWGILLSQASGLITMDDGLPLAFCRIHVPGMQPLLVVSEISSPTNAGTAAGALLLLAAGTAMLVFVLRPRKKSEPEDAAPQGETEDGKPTRDPVTFRQIFQAVRTPMCVADESGRLLRVNSAARELLYLPKGGQPDESITVIGKDFSGTLREFFIKAAGSDYAGGSWLLSRNNKHYFDGKIVATKLSGSIEQSGPVALEFVENAQASASTQPTTLANTATVDSLNPQPIMLINEEGRVFECNRAALDVNTKLADSPLLHEVLPGLELSNLAALTDPDRAQKFESLFGSRLYEFHPVHTASGMLLYGQKKSDSQSLQIALHQAQENFNTLCGLCDEAILLVDPRTHMIQEANLSASDLFGAIHPGLVGKSMDEYADWPWLEDTLRASVQLQRGDGQIVPCSFEHELVKIEGEPTLLVVVSRVVEEERRNIHELADYAQSVAERLSETMNTEPEPQTEAFVPLGPGMLVVTNPTVRDVARRMLEHLGHPCEVFTNLDDATLYLVRSDVRPEFVMIDLGDFDQPGDWVEMVRARCGSVPCVGLTDTHSEDLPDGPNAVLPKPFELEDVSQSFQTLELDTTVETG; encoded by the coding sequence ATGCGACCATTCGTCAAAATCATCGGAATTGCTGTCGGTTTGACCGGCCTCCTTGGAGGGGCGCTGCTCTCTATGGGCCACCTTCGTACGGCAGAAGGGGATTTTCAAGAGCTGGAAATGGCCAGACTCAAAAACCTCGCGTCTTCGTGGGAAACCCAGATTTTGTCGGTCAGATCCGCCTTTCGGGACCAACTTCTGCGCCACGGAGTCACCGTTGTCGTCGAGCATCCGTCAGATTGGGCGGCTTGGCGCGTCGAAAACAAAATTGAACAAATGACCGATGATTGGCCTGCGGGACTGGCGAAACCGAGAGGCTGGGCGTTGCTTCGTGCCAACGGCGACACGCACGCGCTTACGGGAGACAGCACCGGATTGGGAGAAGCCTTGGATGACTTTGCCCAGCAGGACGCGCCGGACATTATCCTGACTGAAAAATCTAATGGCGCAAAGCGTTGTCTGGTCTTGCAATATGCACCGCCTGCGGATGACAAGAACACTTCCCCAGGGAGGCTTGTGGCTTTCATCGACGCGCAAGATTTGTTCAAGGTCCCTACTGACCCACCAGCCGAGTGGGTGTTGATGAATGGACCAAAAGACACGTACCTCGCATCCGCCCGCCGTTCGGAGCCTCCGATCGGGGTCGGAACTTGGGGAATTCTGTTGTCTCAAGCGAGTGGCCTAATCACTATGGACGACGGCTTACCTCTGGCGTTCTGCAGGATCCACGTACCGGGCATGCAACCGTTGCTGGTTGTATCGGAGATAAGTTCGCCAACTAACGCAGGAACGGCTGCGGGAGCGTTGCTGCTGTTGGCGGCTGGAACGGCCATGCTCGTGTTTGTTCTCCGTCCGCGTAAGAAATCTGAGCCCGAAGATGCGGCTCCGCAAGGCGAAACGGAAGACGGAAAACCGACTCGCGATCCTGTGACGTTTCGGCAGATATTCCAAGCCGTGCGCACGCCCATGTGTGTAGCTGACGAATCCGGCAGGCTGCTGCGCGTGAACTCGGCGGCACGAGAACTTCTGTATTTGCCCAAAGGCGGCCAACCCGATGAGTCGATTACTGTAATCGGCAAAGATTTTAGCGGGACACTGAGAGAGTTTTTCATCAAGGCGGCCGGTTCTGACTACGCAGGCGGATCGTGGCTTCTGAGTCGCAACAACAAGCACTATTTTGACGGCAAAATCGTGGCAACTAAGCTGTCGGGAAGCATCGAGCAGTCCGGCCCTGTTGCTTTGGAGTTTGTCGAAAATGCGCAGGCATCCGCATCAACCCAACCGACCACTTTAGCAAATACTGCAACTGTTGATTCGCTCAATCCGCAGCCGATTATGCTGATCAACGAAGAGGGTCGAGTCTTCGAATGCAATCGAGCGGCACTGGATGTGAACACAAAACTTGCTGACTCTCCGCTGCTGCACGAGGTTCTTCCCGGTCTCGAGCTTTCAAACTTGGCTGCGCTGACTGACCCGGACAGGGCTCAAAAATTCGAAAGTCTGTTTGGCTCCCGGCTGTATGAGTTTCATCCCGTGCATACGGCCAGCGGAATGCTCCTTTACGGTCAAAAGAAATCCGATTCGCAGAGTCTGCAAATCGCGTTGCATCAAGCACAGGAAAATTTCAACACTCTGTGCGGGCTTTGCGACGAAGCTATTCTGCTGGTCGATCCGCGCACACACATGATTCAGGAAGCCAATCTGTCCGCGTCAGATCTGTTCGGCGCGATTCATCCGGGATTGGTCGGCAAGTCAATGGACGAGTACGCGGATTGGCCGTGGCTTGAAGATACCTTGCGGGCTTCCGTGCAATTGCAGCGCGGCGACGGACAAATCGTTCCGTGCTCGTTTGAACATGAACTTGTCAAGATTGAAGGCGAGCCCACGCTGCTGGTTGTCGTTTCACGTGTCGTTGAAGAAGAGCGTCGGAATATTCACGAATTGGCGGACTATGCTCAATCCGTTGCTGAGCGGCTTTCAGAAACGATGAACACCGAACCGGAACCTCAAACAGAAGCGTTTGTGCCGCTTGGACCGGGAATGCTCGTTGTGACAAATCCAACGGTGCGGGACGTTGCGCGCAGAATGCTCGAACACTTGGGACATCCGTGCGAAGTATTTACGAATCTTGACGACGCGACCTTGTACCTTGTTCGTTCGGACGTTCGTCCTGAATTTGTGATGATAGATCTGGGTGATTTTGATCAACCAGGTGATTGGGTTGAAATGGTTCGAGCCCGCTGTGGAAGTGTGCCTTGTGTTGGCCTAACCGATACACATTCGGAAGACTTGCCGGACGGACCTAATGCCGTGCTTCCCAAACCGTTTGAATTGGAAGATGTTAGCCAGAGTTTCCAAACTCTCGAGTTGGACACGACTGTCGAAACAGGTTAG
- the pdxS gene encoding pyridoxal 5'-phosphate synthase lyase subunit PdxS, with amino-acid sequence MSATGTFATKVGLAEMLKGGVIMDVTNAEQARIAEKAGACAVMALERVPADIRRDGGVARMSDVAVIREIQDTVSIPVMAKCRIGHFAEAQVLQALEIDFIDESEVLTPADEQFHVDKHKFKAPFVCGCRNLGEALRRIAEGAAMIRTKGEAGTGNIVEAVRHMRSVMNDIRKVKLMGDEELVNFGKEIGAPFELLKQVRELGKLPVPNFAAGGIATPADASLMLQLGAEAVFVGSGIFKSDDPAARAEAIVLATTHYMDPEVLVRVSTGLRGAMSGLDVRSMDESELLSTRGW; translated from the coding sequence ATGAGTGCAACGGGGACATTTGCGACAAAAGTAGGTCTGGCTGAAATGCTCAAGGGCGGCGTGATCATGGACGTCACGAACGCCGAACAAGCGCGCATCGCCGAAAAAGCGGGTGCCTGCGCGGTGATGGCGCTTGAGCGTGTTCCGGCCGATATCAGACGTGACGGCGGCGTGGCACGCATGTCCGACGTCGCCGTGATTCGCGAAATTCAAGACACAGTTTCTATTCCGGTGATGGCCAAGTGCCGTATCGGTCATTTTGCCGAAGCACAAGTGCTTCAAGCGCTCGAAATAGACTTCATCGATGAAAGCGAAGTTCTGACTCCGGCGGATGAGCAGTTCCACGTCGACAAACACAAGTTCAAGGCGCCGTTCGTTTGTGGTTGCCGGAACTTGGGCGAAGCACTGCGCAGAATCGCTGAAGGTGCGGCGATGATTCGCACCAAAGGCGAAGCGGGCACGGGCAATATTGTCGAGGCCGTGCGCCACATGCGCTCGGTGATGAATGACATTCGCAAAGTGAAACTGATGGGCGACGAAGAGCTTGTGAATTTCGGCAAAGAGATCGGTGCGCCGTTCGAGCTGTTGAAGCAAGTGCGCGAGTTGGGCAAACTGCCCGTGCCGAATTTCGCGGCAGGCGGAATTGCGACTCCGGCGGACGCATCGCTGATGTTGCAGCTTGGCGCGGAAGCGGTGTTTGTAGGTTCGGGAATTTTCAAGAGCGACGATCCGGCGGCTCGCGCGGAGGCGATTGTTTTGGCGACGACCCATTACATGGACCCGGAAGTTTTGGTTCGCGTGTCGACGGGATTGCGCGGCGCGATGAGCGGGCTCGACGTGCGCTCGATGGACGAGTCGGAATTGCTCTCTACACGCGGATGGTAG
- a CDS encoding T9SS type A sorting domain-containing protein, with translation MGGRITVFWGLLCLVATLSFAQPPVIQVDETMSDRGEFYHVVMAQRDTVEPGVYLTGIGRQQFYQAYAVKMDESGAPTWSRLWGQTLFMYDCLWRNGSGRMVGYTTENSTNDYKVVLFNGAGSLQGQWDFGGNARADRAFSSMYYDSVNMLIVGMVDPGDSSLTDGSLVLVDDQGSVEWSRTYHESAVIRRVQRVDSANLILFGTADSAAGRNKDFWVGHTDSAGTLLSSHRFGASKAEELFDAVRVDSSLTLLLGSTHSFGDSTKTNIFVLATNDSGDSLWSDVLGGPENDAGLCILPVADRDSGFVIGGYWSEPLLGTHNAFLMKYDQNFDSLWTILEYDTVNSSEFRDVAIDTLYRYHAVGIRHTDFPHGYYVRTDVDPRAPLQHNPEPFDLISPEDGAFFTVDTIRFRWESTTDPDPGDHIAYALLFDTDSLFDDPIAIGPLQDTTYLLTTTADIYDRYWLVVAQDQHSNLTYCSEDFRHVRKIHPDSTRAFSLLEPPNGSPIPMPSSLFSWEHAIDPDSLDEQVFYCLFFQVGDSLSLIDTLYENFANVNFTDHPFIHQSDTVTWWVVANSMYPQMQRHSSETWTFVNWNVSVDDGNSLPTEFALEPPYPNPFNAAATLEFSLVQPGDIRLEIFDITGRVVATLAQGGYTVGTHRAHWNAENTATGLYFARLTQGVQVSTRKLLLIK, from the coding sequence ATGGGAGGTAGAATCACGGTTTTTTGGGGTCTTTTGTGTTTAGTTGCAACTCTTAGTTTTGCTCAGCCTCCGGTGATTCAGGTAGATGAGACGATGAGCGACCGCGGCGAATTCTATCACGTGGTTATGGCTCAGCGTGACACCGTTGAACCCGGAGTCTATTTGACAGGCATCGGGCGCCAGCAGTTCTATCAGGCTTACGCCGTGAAAATGGACGAAAGCGGTGCTCCGACGTGGTCGCGGTTGTGGGGACAAACGTTGTTCATGTACGATTGCCTGTGGCGAAACGGCTCCGGTAGAATGGTCGGATATACAACCGAAAACAGCACGAACGATTACAAAGTCGTCTTGTTTAACGGCGCAGGCAGCTTGCAGGGACAGTGGGACTTCGGCGGCAATGCGCGCGCCGACCGTGCTTTTTCCTCGATGTACTACGACAGTGTCAACATGCTGATTGTCGGCATGGTGGATCCCGGCGATTCAAGTTTGACCGACGGCAGCTTGGTGCTTGTTGACGATCAAGGTTCTGTTGAGTGGTCAAGAACGTACCACGAATCCGCCGTGATCAGACGCGTGCAACGTGTCGATTCCGCCAATCTTATCCTGTTTGGAACCGCCGACAGCGCAGCCGGACGCAACAAAGATTTTTGGGTGGGCCATACTGATTCTGCCGGCACGCTCCTAAGTTCACATCGCTTCGGCGCGAGCAAAGCAGAGGAACTGTTTGATGCCGTGCGAGTGGACTCGAGTTTGACGCTTTTGTTGGGATCGACCCATTCATTCGGAGACAGCACAAAGACGAATATCTTCGTGCTCGCGACGAATGACAGCGGCGACAGCCTCTGGTCGGATGTTCTGGGTGGGCCGGAAAACGACGCCGGGCTTTGTATTCTGCCCGTCGCCGACCGGGACAGCGGTTTTGTAATCGGCGGATATTGGTCCGAACCGTTGTTGGGCACGCACAACGCGTTTCTGATGAAGTACGACCAGAACTTTGACAGCCTCTGGACCATTTTGGAATATGACACGGTGAACTCAAGCGAGTTCCGCGACGTGGCGATTGATACGTTGTACCGCTATCACGCAGTCGGAATTCGGCACACGGATTTCCCGCACGGATACTACGTGCGGACGGACGTGGATCCAAGAGCTCCGCTGCAGCACAATCCAGAGCCGTTTGACTTGATCAGCCCGGAAGACGGCGCCTTCTTTACAGTCGATACCATCCGCTTCAGGTGGGAATCGACCACGGACCCTGATCCGGGCGATCACATTGCCTATGCGCTGCTGTTTGACACGGACAGCTTGTTTGACGATCCTATTGCCATTGGGCCGCTGCAGGATACGACGTATCTGTTGACGACAACCGCGGATATTTACGACCGCTATTGGCTTGTCGTGGCTCAAGATCAACACTCGAATCTGACCTACTGCTCGGAAGATTTTCGTCACGTTCGCAAGATTCATCCGGACTCGACTCGAGCCTTCAGCTTGTTGGAGCCGCCGAACGGAAGTCCGATTCCCATGCCGTCGTCTTTGTTCTCATGGGAACATGCGATTGACCCGGACAGCTTGGATGAACAGGTTTTCTATTGTTTGTTCTTCCAAGTTGGTGATTCGCTCTCACTGATTGACACTCTCTACGAGAATTTCGCCAACGTGAATTTTACTGATCACCCGTTCATTCATCAAAGCGACACGGTCACTTGGTGGGTAGTCGCGAATAGCATGTATCCGCAAATGCAGCGTCATTCAAGTGAAACGTGGACATTTGTGAATTGGAATGTGTCTGTAGACGACGGGAACTCGCTGCCAACCGAATTTGCGTTGGAGCCGCCGTACCCGAATCCGTTTAATGCCGCCGCGACTCTGGAATTTTCGTTGGTCCAGCCGGGCGACATCCGTTTGGAGATTTTTGACATTACCGGGCGCGTTGTGGCCACCCTTGCGCAAGGCGGCTACACAGTCGGCACTCACCGGGCGCACTGGAATGCGGAAAACACGGCTACCGGTTTGTACTTCGCGCGCTTGACTCAAGGTGTTCAAGTTTCCACACGGAAGCTGCTTTTGATAAAGTAA